One Caenibius sp. WL genomic window, GCCGCCTGAGCGGGAATGGAAACGCGCGTTGCGGCGGGTGCGCAGCTGACCGATCCGGGTCAGTCGGCGGGTGGCTTGTCGTTGATCCAATACCAGTCGTCCGGCAGCATTGCCTTGCTCTGCCAACTGGAAATCGGACACTGCAATGCACGATCGCGGCAATATTGCGTGTGTGCGCCGCGGTCGCTTACTTCGCTTCCGAGCGTGGTCCACAGTCCGTCAGCCACTTCCGATGTCGCGATGCGGTTGTGCACCAGCCAGGCCAGAGCAAGGCGGTGCGCGTCCGTCCGCTCGATTGGGCCCCACTTCGCGCGGCGGGCCGCATCGATCAGCACGTTGATCGCGAGAATATTCATCTGGCGCAGGGTCGGGCGGCGATTCATGGCGCGGGGCTTCGATTGACAGGTGGTCGGCGGCGCACCACCTTCGTTCGGTGTGCAACCTCTACCGCCTCGACCCAAGCCAGAAGGTGTTCGATTTCACCGCAGAGGAAATCCAGCAGCTCAATGTGCCGCTGGATATCTACCCCAACTATCCGGGCATTGTGATCGAGAGCGGCCAGCCCAAGGCGATGAACTGGGGCTTCCCGGCGCGTCTGAAGCACATGAAGCCCACATCGAAGCCGAAGCCGGTCAACAACACGCGTGACGACAAGCTGCGCACATTCTTCTGGCGCGACAGCTTCGAACGACGGCGTTGCCTTATTCCGGTCAGCCAATGGGCGGAAGCATGGGGCAAGCCCGGCGCCATGACAAAGACCTGGTACAGCCTGCCCGATACGGATGCCTTCGCTGTGGCTGGTATCTGGCGACACAGCGACGAATGGGGCCTGTGCTATTCGATGGTCATGACGGACGCGAACATGCAGATGGCCGAGGCCCACGACAGAATGCCGGTCATCCTCGCCCCCGACGACTATCAGCAGTGGACCCATGGCACGCCAGACGAAGCATTCGCCCTTGTCCAGACGTGGCAAGGCCCGCTTGTCGTCGATGCCACGGATGAATTGTGGTCAGTCAAACGATAGCTCCGGCTGACCGGCTTTCGCTCTTTTCGTGGTTTCGGCTTGCGAGAGAGCTTCGAAATCCTCCGGCTCCAGATCGAACGCCATGCTTGCGTCGATTGGATCGGTGGCGATCCGCGCGTAATAATCCGGCCGCGAAACCTTCCAGTCGTAATCGCCTTCGTCACGGGCCTCCTGATAGGGCTCCCAGCGTAGGTACATCGCCGTCAGCGCAACACGCGGTTCGGTAAAGCCCAACTCCTTGACGATCTTGAGGCGATCTTCCTCAGGCGCGAACAGTACGGTTTCGATCTGCTCAATCGTCATCGCAATGGAGTTGACCTTGCAGTACGCCGCCACCCGGCGCGCAACAGGCGCATCATAGTCCGGAAGGCGATACGGGTACTCGGTGAAAGCGGTAATAACGGGGTCGTCCATGGGGTCCTCGCGACTCGGGTGTGGCCCGATTATACGCCAGAACAAATGCGGAACAAAGTGCGCGCACTATCCACCTGAATCGATTTCACA contains:
- a CDS encoding SOS response-associated peptidase family protein; amino-acid sequence: MCNLYRLDPSQKVFDFTAEEIQQLNVPLDIYPNYPGIVIESGQPKAMNWGFPARLKHMKPTSKPKPVNNTRDDKLRTFFWRDSFERRRCLIPVSQWAEAWGKPGAMTKTWYSLPDTDAFAVAGIWRHSDEWGLCYSMVMTDANMQMAEAHDRMPVILAPDDYQQWTHGTPDEAFALVQTWQGPLVVDATDELWSVKR